From a single Paramisgurnus dabryanus chromosome 17, PD_genome_1.1, whole genome shotgun sequence genomic region:
- the ythdf2 gene encoding YTH domain-containing family protein 2, with translation MSASSLLEQRPKGQANKVQNGAVTQKDTLNDDEFEPYLNAQPRQSNAYTAMSDSYMPSYYSPSIGFTYSLNEAAWSTGGDPPMPYLASYGQLSNGEHHFLPDAMFGQSGALGNNPFLGQHGFNFFPSGIDLAWGNSSSQGQSTQSSGYSSNYAYAPSTLGGAMIDGQSPFAANEPLNKAVGMNSLDQGMAGLKIAAAEMAPKVVGSGLPGGPLSQVSAAPTMPPPSMAPAKTASWADIASKPAKPQPKLKTKGGVGGTNLPPPPIKHNMDIGTWDNKGNVPKPATPHQASMPTNGQPPNGQSPQPGATAGGVPQLPLSNGQLVPPTGQLGQNPLPPGGQQGAVPPPLSQGPPPPQPSQPTRWVPPRNRANGFGDAVGGPGQSPPNSGMGGVAVPSEPHPVLEKLRMVNNYNPKDFDWNPKHGRVFIIKSYSEDDIHRSIKYNIWCSTEHGNKRLDAAYRSMANKGPLYLLFSVNGSGHFCGVAEMRSPVDYNTCAGVWSQDKWKGRFDVRWIFVKDVPNSQLRHIRLENNENKPVTNSRDTQEVPLDKARQVLKIIASYKHTTSIFDDFSHYEKRQEEEECVKKVEVQSSDPYSSNPSRSHYRMQDRQGRVK, from the exons ATGTCAGCCAGCAGCCTTCTGGAGCAG AGACCGAAAGGCCAAGCAAATAAAG TGCAAAACGGAGCTGTTACCCAAAAGGATACTTTGAATGATGATGAGTTCGAGCCATACCTGAATGCTCAGCCCAGACAG AGCAATGCCTATACGGCCATGTCCGACTCCTACATGCCCAGTTACTACAGCCCCTCAATAGGGTTTACCTATTCGCTTAATGAAGCAGCATGGTCTACTGGCGGTGACCCCCCCATGCCTTACCTGGCCTCATATGGACAGCTTAGCAATGGGGAGCATCACTTTCTCCCAGATGCCATGTTTGGCCAGTCAGGGGCGCTGGGGAACAATCCTTTCTTGGGACAGCATGGCTTCAACTTTTTTCCTAGTGGGATTGACCTAGCCTGGGGAAACAGCAGCTCTCAGGGACAGTCCACACAGAGCTCAGGTTACAGCAGCAATTATGCCTATGCTCCCAGCACGCTAGGAGGTGCTATGATTGACGGACAGTCTCCCTTTGCAGCCAACGAGCCACTTAACAAGGCGGTAGGAATGAATAGTTTGGATCAAGGCATGGCTGGGCTTAAGATCGCGGCCGCTGAGATGGCGCCCAAAGTCGTTGGTTCAGGACTTCCTGGTGGGCCGCTGAGTCAGGTGTCAGCAGCTCCCACTATGCCTCCGCCATCCATGGCTCCCGCAAAAACTGCATCTTGGGCGGACATTGCCAGTAAGCCTGCCAAACCACAGCCTAAGCTGAAAACCAAGGGAGGAGTTGGTGGGACAAATTTGCCACCTCCACCGATCAAACATAACATGGATATCGGAACATGGGACAACAAGGGGAACGTGCCTAAACCAGCAACCCCACATCAGGCTTCCATGCCCACCAATGGACAGCCACCCAATGGACAGTCCCCTCAACCGGGTGCTACTGCAGGAGGGGTGCCACAGCTACCCCTCAGCAATGGACAGCTGGTGCCTCCTACCGGTCAGCTTGGGCAAAATCCCCTTCCCCCTGGTGGGCAGCAGGGTGCTGTCCCACCTCCCTTGTCACAAGGTCCCCCTCCTCCTCAACCCTCTCAACCAACCCGCTGGGTTCCCCCGCGTAACCGTGCTAACGGCTTTGGGGATGCGGTGGGTGGACCCGGCCAATCCCCTCCCAATTCAGGGATGGGTGGAGTTGCTGTTCCATCAGAGCCCCACCCAGTTCTGGAGAAGTTGCGTATGGTGAACAACTACAATCCCAAGGACTTTGACTGGAACCCTAAGCACGGTCGCGTCTTCATAATTAAGAGCTACTCAGAGGACGACATCCATCGTTCTATTAAGTACAATATCTGGTGCAGCACGGAACACGGCAACAAACGTCTGGACGCTGCGTATCGATCGATGGCCAACAAAGGCCCGCTCTACTTGCTCTTCAGCGTGAATGGCAGTGGGCATTTCTGTGGCGTAGCTGAGATGCGCTCGCCAGTGGACTACAACACCTGCGCGGGTGTGTGGTCGCAGGACAAATGGAAGGGTCGGTTTGATGTGCGTTGGATCTTTGTAAAGGACGTTCCGAACAGCCAACTGAGGCACATTCGTCTGGAAAACAACGAGAACAAACCGGTGACTAACTCGCGTGACACGCAGGAAGTTCCGCTGGATAAGGCGCGTCAGGTGTTGAAGATCATCGCAAGTTACAAGCACACCACCTCCATTTTTGACGACTTCTCGCACTACGAGAAACGTCAGGAAGAGGAGGAATGTGTGAAAAAG
- the vgll2b gene encoding transcription cofactor vestigial-like protein 2b — protein MSCLDVMYPAYGHYAPYAHKASAFISALPAPIGLRSPTSRCRDLMDSACCSDVVPVSAGSSRSAGPSPSPYASAGQVEEITKDKEIREAEYLSSRCVLFTYYHGDISTVVDEHFSRALSTYMETEGKKRHNESSTEASSSSTRRSFPPSFWDSNYPSPPSRPHCDAPTYAMDPYAPALHPGLPHSHPHPSESWSYSQSQPYGPPRPLHELYSPAGLDPHYGPLLMPTVRPPHLPTLPGHYDVGKLEPTPTWPGLLPPGDVAQSLALNMEPGLQHHKKGKELYWF, from the exons ATGAGTTGTTTGGATGTTATGTACCCGGCTTATGGTCATTACGCACCGTACGCACACAAAGCTTCTGCCTTCATCAGCGCTTTACCG GCTCCCATTGGTCTGAGAAGTCCCACATCCCGCTGTAGGGATCTGATGGACAGCGCGTGCTGCTCAGACGTTGTGCCGGTTTCTGCCGGGAGCTCCAGGTCAGCAGGTCCTTCCCCATCACCGTACGCCTCCGCCGGACAGGTAGAGGAGATTACGAAAGATAAAGAGATTAGGGAGGCAGAATACCTGAGCTCACGCTGCGTCCTCTTCACCTACTACCATGGAGACATTAGCACCGTGGTGGATGAACATTTCTCCAGAGCTCTGAGCACTTACATGGAGACAGAGGGCAAGAAGAGGCACAACGAATCCAGCACAG AAGCTTCATCCTCGAGTACTCGACGCAGTTTCCCACCGTCATTCTGGGACAGTAACTACCCCTCGCCACCCAGTCGTCCCCACTGTGATGCCCCCACTTATGCCATGGACCCCTACGCCCCGGCCCTGCACCCAGGTCTGCCTCACTCACACCCACACCCATCAGAGTCGTGGAGTTACTCTCAGAGCCAGCCCTACGGCCCTCCGCGGCCCCTTCACGAACTTTACTCCCCTGCCGGGTTGGATCCGCATTACGGCCCCCTGCTGATGCCCACCGTACGACCGCCCCATCTCCCGACTCTGCCTGGGCATTACGATGTTGGAAAGCTTGAACCCACCCCTACATGGCCAGGTCTGCTTCCGCCCGGGGACGTGGCACAGAGTTTGGCCCTCAACATGGAGCCTG